The Methanoculleus marisnigri JR1 genome window below encodes:
- the glyS gene encoding glycine--tRNA ligase — protein MAETSDIYEKVMEVARRRGFVWPSSEIYGSIAGFIDYGPLGAMLKRNVENLWRSFYVFQEGYYEIECPTVGNEAIFVASGHVKEFADKMVQCPHCGEYLRADHIAEENGIENAGTLSAEALQAALYELPCPSCKEPLGEAGVFAFNLMFQTTIGPGSQRKGYLRPETAQGIFTDFSRLLRFYRDKLPFGAVQIGKSYRNEISPRQGMIRLREFSQAEAEIFVHPDRKDHPAFHRYADYTAPLLTIARQLDGQEPAAMTMRAAVDEGVIANEYVAYYIALTHRILTAIGVDPVKLRFRQHLIDERAHYAADCWDAEVYSGRFGWVEIVGIADRTNYDLRSHAGHSGTSMTVFMPYDEPKRVVKRRITADMGVLGPRYRGKAKAIADALAASEPGEDGARVTVDGEEFFIPADLYQVREEEVEVRGEEVMPHVIEPSYGIDRMIYVALEHSYAEEEVEGEIRKVLRLPPAVAPIQVAVFPLMNRDGLETVAQTITERLTQCRILAQYDDSGAIGRRYRRQDEVGTPFAVTVDYETLEDNTVTVRDRDSMEQVRIPIERLPEVLSALISGAATFREIRA, from the coding sequence ATGGCCGAGACGAGCGATATTTACGAAAAAGTCATGGAAGTAGCCAGAAGACGAGGTTTCGTCTGGCCCTCATCCGAGATATACGGGTCGATTGCCGGGTTCATCGATTACGGCCCGCTCGGAGCGATGCTGAAGCGAAACGTCGAGAATCTCTGGCGGTCGTTCTACGTCTTCCAGGAAGGCTACTACGAGATCGAATGCCCCACCGTCGGAAACGAAGCGATTTTCGTCGCATCCGGCCATGTGAAAGAGTTCGCCGACAAGATGGTGCAGTGCCCGCACTGCGGCGAGTACCTCCGCGCCGATCACATCGCGGAGGAGAACGGCATCGAGAACGCGGGCACGCTTTCTGCGGAGGCGCTCCAGGCGGCGCTCTACGAACTTCCCTGCCCGTCGTGCAAGGAACCCCTGGGCGAAGCGGGCGTCTTCGCGTTCAACCTTATGTTTCAGACGACAATCGGCCCCGGCTCGCAACGGAAGGGCTACCTGCGCCCCGAGACCGCCCAGGGCATCTTCACCGACTTCTCCCGGCTCCTGCGATTTTACCGGGACAAACTCCCCTTCGGCGCCGTTCAGATCGGGAAGTCCTACAGAAACGAGATCTCCCCCCGCCAGGGCATGATCCGGCTGCGGGAGTTCTCCCAGGCGGAGGCCGAGATCTTCGTTCACCCCGACCGGAAGGATCATCCCGCGTTCCACCGCTACGCGGACTACACGGCCCCTCTCCTCACCATCGCGCGGCAGCTCGACGGCCAGGAGCCGGCCGCAATGACGATGCGTGCCGCCGTGGACGAGGGGGTTATCGCGAACGAGTACGTCGCCTACTACATCGCGTTGACGCACCGGATCCTGACCGCTATCGGTGTCGACCCGGTAAAACTCCGGTTCCGCCAGCACCTGATCGATGAGCGGGCGCACTATGCGGCCGACTGCTGGGACGCCGAGGTCTACTCCGGCCGGTTCGGGTGGGTCGAGATCGTCGGCATCGCCGACCGCACCAACTACGATCTGCGCTCGCATGCGGGACATTCCGGCACCTCGATGACGGTCTTCATGCCTTATGACGAGCCCAAAAGGGTCGTAAAGCGGCGGATCACGGCCGACATGGGCGTGCTCGGCCCGCGGTACCGCGGCAAGGCAAAGGCAATCGCGGATGCTCTCGCCGCATCCGAGCCGGGAGAGGACGGTGCGCGGGTCACCGTCGACGGCGAGGAGTTCTTCATCCCCGCCGACCTCTACCAGGTCCGGGAAGAGGAGGTCGAAGTTCGCGGCGAAGAGGTGATGCCCCACGTCATTGAGCCGTCGTACGGCATCGATAGGATGATCTACGTTGCTCTGGAGCACAGCTACGCCGAGGAAGAGGTCGAAGGCGAGATCCGGAAAGTGCTCCGGCTCCCGCCGGCGGTCGCGCCGATCCAGGTCGCCGTCTTTCCGCTGATGAACCGGGACGGCCTCGAGACCGTCGCGCAGACGATCACGGAGAGGCTCACGCAGTGCCGCATTCTCGCCCAGTACGACGACTCCGGCGCCATCGGCAGGCGTTACCGGAGACAGGACGAAGTCGGGACGCCCTTTGCCGTCACCGTCGACTACGAAACGCTCGAAGACAACACCGTGACCGTGAGAGACCGCGACAGCATGGAGCAGGTCCGCATACCGATCGAGCGGCTGCCGGAGGTTCTCTCCGCACTCATCTCCGGTGCCGCCACGTTCCGCGAAATCAGGGCATGA
- a CDS encoding helix-turn-helix domain-containing protein, translating to MAEDTRKQQLLELFTTITNKKTIVEPMRKVHGTLRDRDAVEREIALIMREILDRGYFKTKLAPRQLAKLVVAYYDGKNDTEIARALGDEKLSKTVARARVRLKLFRELDFKMPFDQAEMAELLDSGKTMKEISEELDISPSTLREYRHVIDQQRDTTLDPFLERIRDVMEDRDLSEMMTRGVANDGLSEAIDITEAIDMGEF from the coding sequence ATGGCAGAAGATACCCGCAAGCAGCAGCTCCTCGAGCTGTTCACGACCATCACGAACAAGAAGACGATCGTTGAACCGATGAGAAAGGTTCACGGTACGCTCCGGGATCGCGACGCTGTGGAACGCGAGATTGCCCTGATCATGCGGGAGATCCTCGATCGGGGGTATTTCAAGACCAAACTCGCCCCGCGGCAGCTCGCGAAACTCGTGGTTGCGTATTACGACGGCAAGAACGACACCGAAATCGCGAGGGCGCTCGGCGATGAGAAGTTGAGCAAGACCGTGGCACGTGCCCGGGTCCGCCTCAAACTCTTCAGGGAGCTCGATTTCAAGATGCCGTTCGATCAGGCGGAGATGGCGGAACTTCTTGATTCGGGGAAGACCATGAAGGAGATCAGCGAGGAACTCGATATAAGTCCCTCGACACTTCGTGAGTACCGCCACGTGATCGACCAGCAGAGAGACACCACTCTCGACCCATTCCTGGAACGGATCAGGGACGTCATGGAGGACCGCGATCTCTCCGAGATGATGACGCGCGGTGTCGCGAACGACGGCCTTAGCGAAGCGATCGACATCACCGAAGCGATCGACATGGGGGAGTTCTGA
- a CDS encoding metal-dependent hydrolase, with product MRLTWLGHACFSLAGSRTIVIDPFIPEGSLPAEPDIVAVTHAHADHLGIATELSKKTVAVNEVAKYLKTKGVPAEPMNLGGTITVDGVRFTMTPALHSSWLEDEGPGFYGGVAAGFVITMDGVSVYHAGDTALFSDMQLIRDLYRPDVALLPVGGCFTMGPEEAMIAARYIGAPLVVPMHYDTFPAIRQNLEEFKRTIERTTSIRVALLSPGESIEVGPEKAGE from the coding sequence ATGAGGTTGACCTGGCTTGGCCACGCGTGTTTTTCTCTTGCAGGATCGCGGACGATCGTCATCGATCCTTTCATCCCGGAGGGATCGCTTCCCGCGGAGCCCGATATCGTTGCCGTGACGCACGCCCACGCCGACCACCTGGGCATTGCCACAGAACTCTCGAAGAAGACGGTCGCCGTCAACGAGGTGGCGAAGTACCTGAAAACGAAGGGCGTTCCCGCCGAACCGATGAACCTCGGCGGCACCATCACCGTCGACGGCGTCCGGTTCACGATGACGCCCGCGCTCCACTCGTCGTGGCTGGAAGACGAGGGACCGGGGTTCTACGGCGGTGTGGCCGCCGGATTCGTCATCACGATGGACGGTGTCAGCGTCTACCACGCCGGCGACACGGCGCTCTTCTCCGATATGCAGCTCATCCGCGACCTCTACCGGCCGGACGTGGCGCTTCTCCCCGTAGGCGGGTGCTTTACGATGGGGCCCGAAGAGGCGATGATCGCGGCGCGATACATCGGCGCGCCGCTCGTGGTCCCGATGCACTACGATACCTTCCCCGCCATCCGGCAGAACCTGGAGGAGTTCAAGCGGACCATCGAGCGCACGACGTCGATCCGGGTCGCGCTGCTCTCGCCGGGAGAGAGCATCGAGGTCGGCCCGGAAAAGGCCGGGGAGTGA